In Phaseolus vulgaris cultivar G19833 chromosome 7, P. vulgaris v2.0, whole genome shotgun sequence, the genomic stretch GTTCACCATTGTTAGGGTTCGTGCAATAAAGTTATCAatcttttctccttccttcataTTTAACATTTCAAACTCCTTTCTCAAAGCTTGTAGTTGTGCTCTTTTCACCTTGGTGGATCCCTGGTACTTCTGCTTCATCAAATCCCAGATCACCTTTGAtgtacttttataaaaaatagttccCATGATCTCCATGTCCATTGCTTGGAACAGGAAATTCTTGACCTTTAGATCCTTGAGCTTAGCTTCCTCGATGCTCTTCCTCTGCGTCTCACTTGCTGATGAAGTTCCTATTGTTGATGACGAAATCCCTTCACTCACCAGATTCCACATCTCCATGCTCCTTAAGAAATTCTCCATCAACATTGACCAATGGTTGTAGTGACCGTCAAACTTTATAGTCACAAATTTCTCTGAAGTTGTCATGCTTCACTCACCCTCACACTCCTATTTTAGTCAGGTCCTtttcctagctcttgataccgaATGTTGGAAATCAAAACtttagaaatttagaaaattgAACAAAGAAAGTGTGCACAAAATTGAACATATATGTGACTATTAATAGCCCTTAcacaaaagcaaaaaaaataaattctacgcTTTACATACCTATAGTGTAGTGGTTAGAATCTCTCCTAAATAATAGGTCTTTATTGTAACAGAGTTATTTGAAACAGGaaactaaaacagaaaagaCAAAACTATTTAACATCTTTTTCTAACTACttatataaaatttagtttataaagttaattttttgaAGTTCACTTATACTTAAATTCTATTATCCTAATACGAGTCACTGAAAGTCGTCTATCTAATCTTCGTATCATCTATCATTATACTTTTCTCTATTTTCATGctcaataatttttaaagagtgtcttcaaaattttatattaactaaaaataagaaaaatttaaaatatagaaatagaagaaaacaaaattttgtgaAGTTATTATAATTTAACATTTTGAAGTTTGATGTATCATTTTGATTGTTATTCTCAAAACTGAAGTTTCTAAGCATCATACTGCGTTTAGAAGAACGCTTATGCACGACAGTGAGGTTGAATTATGTTAATAATTTCTCTCTGAAGAGCACAGTATATTCATAGAATAATACTAGTCAAATACCCTCAACTCAATGTTAAAAAGtacaaataaacaaaacaaaagttaaaaaataaaatccctAGATGGGAAATTAATAATGACATACATAAGGTTAGGGTGTAAGAGGAAATAGTGACAGACTCAAACactagataaaaaaattaaaattgaaacgaataaaatcataaaactaCAGTGGAAGGATTATCAGGCACATGCAGTATTAATCTTAGTTTTAAAGCCATGTTATATCTTGTATGACACACACAAGTGATTGATGGACATCACCTCCTTCGATATGAGGCTCTATTGGGAAAATGGAGGTGGTAATAATTATATGATCAGAAGGTGATAATCTCTAGAAACATTTGCTGCAATCAAAATATATATGGTGACTGCAGAGTAATGGATGGACCATATACAATGAAACACTTTCTTTTGATGGAGAGATTTGAGAAAAGTACGTGGTGAAGAAAATAATACCAAATAGTTTAATAAAGGCTTGTACAAAAGATTTGGAGATGGGACAAATACCAAATTGTGGGAAGATAAATGGTTAGGAAAGAGAGATTTTATGGGTTGTGTTCTTAATTTCAAAGCAGAATTTAAATTACATCAGCAATATGAGATATTGGTCAAATGAGACATGAGAGTGGAAAGTGACATGAAGAAGGATCTTTTTGAACCATATCAGCGATTACAATACATGTATACACAGGAAAAAAGAGAACATTTGGTTATGGGGGAGAAAGCTCTGTAGTGTTATTCCGCTATATCTGCATAGAGTATCCTTCGAGCCTTAAAAGATGTATTGTCCAAGTCctttaaaatacaataaaaatttcTTGAAATTTTTTGAGAATCAAAACTAGCAAGTAAACTCCTTAGAGTAAGAATTCAAAACCcagaaaaattataaagtaaaagaaaagaataaaggATTGAAGAGGGAGTGAGGAAGTTGTGAATGAGATGTGAGAAGAGGAAGAGACTGAGAAGCTGTGTGTGAGATGTGAACGGAACTCCTGTTTATATAGGGAAAAGAACCAATCAAAGTTGTTGCAGCTTCAGAACAATCTCAACGTGCTTCTTGTTTGAGCATTTCAACTCCCCGAGAAGAACGAAGGAGATCGCGGAGTGAACCAGACTCGCGTGTAGAGGATCCAACCAGGAAGCAAGGGAGTGTGGCTTGGAGGTGGTCGAAAAAGGCGCACGAAAACTACAACCTTGTGTAACGTTCTTCAATCCTTCGAAAGATCAGGCAAGGAAGAAGCAGAATAGAAAACACAAAGGTTCACAAAACtgttttgctttgtttttgACAAAATCTTTGGCAATATTATTCTCAGATTTACAACAATCTCCCACATATTGCAAAAGATATAAGATAGAAGGAAAGAAAGAATAATGTTTTGGGTTCATATAAGATGTAATGCATCAGAGctggtatagcaagctatatgaaccagtcCTAGATTGATGAACTTAATACATAATGTAGttggtatagcaagctatatgaaccaagaCACTTAGTATGTGCTAGTGGTTTATCAATCACAATACACCCCCCGCCACTTGTTGTTATCGTTGTGTTGCGCTTACTAGGCCATACGTGTGCGGTATTCATGAGTGTTATAAAGATCTCGCCAAGATCTCATGCAAGTGGCCCCACTTGACACTCATATAGGTGATTTCATCAAGTTTATGCTACAAATCATACACCACCCATAAgggatatgaaaatcattaaaactttGTTAATTGTTGAAACTCTTTTACCCTAgaattttaaccacaaagttTATCCCCTCGATAATGCAATATTTAGCACTTTCACACATCATAGGAATGgaaaaaattgatcttaaatCATTTTTAGTGCTAGCAGAACTAACAAGCGACTTGTTTTTACCCATATGAACCATATTCATAGGATCATCAATCATAAGGGTTGGGTTTCATCACTTTTGTTTGCAAGTGGCTTAAATACCATTCCCCTTAATGTTTCTAAAATCAGTTTTCTCCCTAGGGGTTTTGTTAGAGGATCTGCCAAATTCGTTCTGACTTGACATAGTTAATAGAAATCGTTTCACTCTTTAGTAGTTGTTTCACTAAATTATGTGTCAATTGTATATGTTTGTTCTTTCCATTGTAAGTTTTGTTTTTAGCTATAGTTATTTTCAATTGACAATCACAAAGCATTGATACAGATGAGGTTAGTTTCATTCCTAACAAAATGTTTGTtaagaagtttttcaaccacTCAGCTTCATTATCAGCCATTTCGAGAGCAACAAACTCAGATTCCATTGTTGATCGCAATAATTGTTTGCCTAGCTGATCTCTATGTAATTGTACCACCCCCAAGTGTAAACACATAACCACTAGTACATTTTGTCTCATCTGAATCAGAGATACAATTAGCATCATTGTACCCTTCTAGCATAGCGGGAAATCCACTATATTCAATGACATAATCAATTGTACCTCTCAAGTACTTCAtgagtcttgcaagcacatccCAATAATCCTGACTAGAAAACTAAGTGTACCTACTCAATCTACCTACTGCATAAGCAATAACTAGTATAGAAAagctcattaaatgcaataagctCCCAATTATCTAGGCATACTAAGTTTGAGAAATGGATTGTCCtttattcttctttaatttagatTTAGCATCATAAGAGGTGATCACTAACTTAAAGTAATAGTAACcaaacttcttaagaagtttcTTAGTGTACTTTTCTTGGGATAGTAATACACTATCACTAGCAcagaaatgtaaaataaatgcggctatgttacatttacaaatgcggttatagaaccgcatttgatcagcacgcattcgtaaatcggacatatacaaatgcggtcaaagaaccgcatttataaattagatttacaaatgcggttatttaaaataaccgcatttgtatattattctgaatgagggatgagggtttaggggtttaagatttacgaatgcggtcttggtaaaaaccgcattcgtaaatcacatttacaaatgcggttttggtaaatgaccgcatttgtaaataggtaaatcacatttacaaatgcggttttggtaaatgaccgcatttgtaaataatgttttttttaaagtgcagTTTGTATTGTGCATaaaccatataaattaataacctgcataatgatcaaacccagcca encodes the following:
- the LOC137829040 gene encoding uncharacterized protein, producing the protein MTTSEKFVTIKFDGHYNHWSMLMENFLRSMEMWNLVSEGISSSTIGTSSASETQRKSIEEAKLKDLKVKNFLFQAMDMEIMGTIFYKSTSKVIWDLMKQKYQGSTKVKRAQLQALRKEFEMLNMKEGEKIDNFIARTLTMVNKMKVNGENTQSSTMSNDLDAMTIDELHGSLLVQE